ACTTGTCCCAAATTTATCAGATTGAATTAATAAACTTACAAAAGATCTTAATTCTTCGGAACTATTTCTTTTTAATAAATTTCTAAAAGCATCTGATCTTGGAATACCTGAAAGAACCTCCTTGTTTACTCTTTGAAGTTCTTGTGAAAGAATGGGAGCACTGTTTCTTTGTTCTTGAGATACTCTTGAAATTGCAGAATCCAGACCTAGTCCTGCTTCAACGCAGACTGTCAGCAAATCAAGAGCATCAGGAAGACTGTAAGTTACTTCTTCGGCTCTTTTTTTTGCTTTAGATTTTAGTACTATATCCGGAAATTTAAATCCAAATAAAGGTACTATTATAATTAGCATCGTTTTAACAAGCGGGGTGGAGTTTGCCTGAAAAAGCAGTATTAATGCAAGTACACCTAAAACAGAGGCAAAAACAACTTTTTTTGAAATATGTTTTAAAACGGTCTCCTCATCGCTTGCAAATCCGGCTTCAGAAAGTAATTGTTTTTGTATGATAAGATTTTTGGATTTTTCTGCTATATTTTTTGCTATATTATTAAAACTTTTTATTAAAAAATCTTTTGAGTCTTCATCTTCTTGTCTATTTTTATTTATTCTGTCAGAACTCGATGACAAGGATGAAAGTCTGCGTTGCACACTTTCATCCTTGTCATCCATGATCATAAAAATCAAGTAACCTACAGAAAAGACTGTTATTGTAATAATAATTAATTCCATTTTTTAGCAGCACTCCGATATATTTGTTAAACTCTTATTTGAGTGATTTTATTAATGATTATATAACCCATGGCGGACATTCCGATTGCTATTGCAAGAGCAACATGTCCTGGAAAGGTATTAAATAAAGGTGTCATGTATGATGGATTCAATAAACTTACGAGCAATGTTATAAAAATAGGCGCAAGTGCAAGAACTAATCCGGAAATTTTTGCCTGAGATGTTTGTGTTTTTATCATTCCTATTAATTTAAATCTTTCTCTTATTGTATTATTGAGCGTATCAAGAATTTCTGCAAGGTTTCCCCCTATTTCTTTCTGAATAAGGACTGCTGTAATAAAGAACTTGGCATCTTCACTGCCGGGAATGTTATTAGTTAAATCTTCAAGGGCTTCTCTTATGTCCCTTCCCAGAGAAATATCGTCTGCAATGTTTTTGAAAAGTTTATTTATAGGATATGGCGACTCGGTTGAGACTAATTGGAATGAAGAAAGTAAAGAATGACCCGCTTTTAATGAATTTGAGATTAATCCTAATGTATCAGGAAAATAAAAATTAAATTGCTGCAAATTTTTGTCAATTTTCATTTTGATAACACCATAAGGAATTGCTGCAGCTCCAATTCCCAGCAAAATAAATAAAAAAGATTTACTTATTATACTAATTAAAAAAAACGGTAAAAATAAGCCACCTGTTATTATAAAGAAAAAATCGATAGGGATTTTTAAATCGGCAATTTTTAAAAGTTTTTTGATTTTATTTGTAAATTCGAATTTCCTGAAAAATATTCCCAAAAAAGCAAGTCTGTAATCTGAAGAATCTTTCAGCATATTATTGAGTTTACTGTCATTTTTAGATTTAAGTTGGTCAAAAAGCTCGTCATTATTTCTTGCAGCGGTAAATTTCTTTTCTTTGGTTTCTTTTAGACGTTTCGCAATATCAGAATCCAGAGGTTCTTCCGAGAAAAACATCATATATATTGAAAAAGCTATAATACCGCATATTATACTTACTAATTCCGGATTCATTTCTGACTAATTCCTGTATTTAATTTTTACCTAAATCGCTGAGCTTTTCTTTGTTTTATAATATCATCTATTGAGTCTTGATCATCAGCTTGAGAGTTGTTTTTTGACTTGTTTACGGCTTTTTCATTTGGCGGATTTTTACAAAGATATACAGCAGGAGCGTTTTGGTCAAATATTTCAAGAGGCAGTTTGATTCCTTTTGCTTTACACTTATCACCAAATTTAGGTCTTACACCGGTAGAGACATGGCACCCTATTACTTTGCCGTTTTCATCAAGACCGTACTGTTCCCATTTAAATATATCTTGAATGGTTATAATTGAGCCTTCCATGCCGGTAATTTCACTGATGTAAGTAACACGTCTGGAACCGTCAGAAAGTCTGCTTGCTTGAATTATAAGATGAACAGCTGATGAAATTTGTTGTCGAATAGTCTTTTCAGGAAGATCAATTCCTGTGTACATACACATTGTTTCAAGTCTGGAACATGCATCCCTGGGTGTGTTAGCGTGAAGCGTGGTCAGGGAACCATCGTGACCTGTATTCATCGCCTGCAGCATATCAAAAGCTTCCGCTCCTCTGCATTCTCCTATTACTACCCTGTCAGGGCGCATCCTTAAAGAGTTTATCAGGAGATCTCTCGCTGTAATTGCACCTGTACCTTCTATATTTGCCGGTCTTGTTTCCAGTCTTACAACGTGTTCCTGTTGCAGCGAAAGCTCTGCCGAATCTTCTATTGTTACAATTCTTTCATCTTCCGGTATTTGAGAAGAAAGACTGTTTAAAAGAGTTGTTTTGCCTGCGCCTGTACCACCTGAGATTACTATATTCAGATGAGCTTTGACGGCAGCTTTTAGAGTTTCTGCCATTGCTACGGTCATTGAACCCCATGTTAGCAGATTTTGTATCGTTGCAGCATCGGCTTTAAATCTTCTTATTGATAAAGAAGCTCCATCAATTGCAAGGGGAGGAATAATAGCGTTTACCCTGGAACCGTCAGGAAGTCTTGCATCAACCATGGGCGATTTTTCGTCAATTCTCCGACCTACTTTTGATACTATTCTTTCAATAATATTCATAAGGTGAGCATTGTCTTTAAATCTTACATTAGTTTTCCTGAGCTTGCCGCCAACTTCAACGTAAACATTAGCAGGTCCGTTTACAAGGATATCAGAGACGCTCGGGTCGCAAAGAAGCGGATCAAGCGGTCCAAAGCCCTTAACTTCTTGTCGTACTTCCTGTACCAGCTGCTCTCTTTCAATTGTACTTAAAGGTGTTGACCCAAAATCCTGTTCAATACGTCTTTCTATAAATTGTTTGATAAAAGAATTTTGCTCGGAATCACCTATTTTTTGCCAATCAGCTATAGCATTAATTTTTTCTATAAGCAGCATGTGCAGTTTGTCTTTGATGTCCTGTAGTGCTGATATATCAACAGTATTTAATTTTTTATTTTGTACCGTCACTTGTCTTCCCGTTGGCGCTGACGGGGGTGAGGATTGTTTTGAAAGTCGATCACGGATGGACATTATAGATGCTCCTATTTATTAAACAATTTGAAATTTTTAAATGTATCAAGATTTAGACCAAATGGGAGTTTTAAATTTGCATTTGATGCTTTTGTCGGTTGGTCCAAAATCATTATACTATCGGTAATTTTTCCGGCTAATTCTGTAAAACTCAGGTCAATATTTGAATCAGGAGCTATTGATGAAATCGGGATACCTTTGTTAATTGCAGACATTACTGCAAAATAATTATTTGGTATTTTCCAATAAACTTCATGTTCCAGAGCATCTTCAATATCGTCTATGGTGATTTCTTCGTCTTCTATATAGCGGTTGACTACAAGTTTTATTTTATTAGTTTGATATTCAAGTCGGTGGAAAAGATCCATACATCTCTGGCAATTTCTTATGGAAGGCAGGTTTAC
This DNA window, taken from bacterium, encodes the following:
- a CDS encoding type II secretion system F family protein, with the translated sequence MELIIITITVFSVGYLIFMIMDDKDESVQRRLSSLSSSSDRINKNRQEDEDSKDFLIKSFNNIAKNIAEKSKNLIIQKQLLSEAGFASDEETVLKHISKKVVFASVLGVLALILLFQANSTPLVKTMLIIIVPLFGFKFPDIVLKSKAKKRAEEVTYSLPDALDLLTVCVEAGLGLDSAISRVSQEQRNSAPILSQELQRVNKEVLSGIPRSDAFRNLLKRNSSEELRSFVSLLIQSDKFGTSIAQSLRVYSETVRVKRRQKAEELASKAGVKMSIPLILFILPATFIVILAPAAISMISLFSSTGGP
- a CDS encoding type II secretion system F family protein → MNPELVSIICGIIAFSIYMMFFSEEPLDSDIAKRLKETKEKKFTAARNNDELFDQLKSKNDSKLNNMLKDSSDYRLAFLGIFFRKFEFTNKIKKLLKIADLKIPIDFFFIITGGLFLPFFLISIISKSFLFILLGIGAAAIPYGVIKMKIDKNLQQFNFYFPDTLGLISNSLKAGHSLLSSFQLVSTESPYPINKLFKNIADDISLGRDIREALEDLTNNIPGSEDAKFFITAVLIQKEIGGNLAEILDTLNNTIRERFKLIGMIKTQTSQAKISGLVLALAPIFITLLVSLLNPSYMTPLFNTFPGHVALAIAIGMSAMGYIIINKITQIRV
- a CDS encoding CpaF family protein, producing MSIRDRLSKQSSPPSAPTGRQVTVQNKKLNTVDISALQDIKDKLHMLLIEKINAIADWQKIGDSEQNSFIKQFIERRIEQDFGSTPLSTIEREQLVQEVRQEVKGFGPLDPLLCDPSVSDILVNGPANVYVEVGGKLRKTNVRFKDNAHLMNIIERIVSKVGRRIDEKSPMVDARLPDGSRVNAIIPPLAIDGASLSIRRFKADAATIQNLLTWGSMTVAMAETLKAAVKAHLNIVISGGTGAGKTTLLNSLSSQIPEDERIVTIEDSAELSLQQEHVVRLETRPANIEGTGAITARDLLINSLRMRPDRVVIGECRGAEAFDMLQAMNTGHDGSLTTLHANTPRDACSRLETMCMYTGIDLPEKTIRQQISSAVHLIIQASRLSDGSRRVTYISEITGMEGSIITIQDIFKWEQYGLDENGKVIGCHVSTGVRPKFGDKCKAKGIKLPLEIFDQNAPAVYLCKNPPNEKAVNKSKNNSQADDQDSIDDIIKQRKAQRFR